The proteins below are encoded in one region of Micromonospora sp. DSM 45708:
- the rapZ gene encoding RNase adapter RapZ, whose protein sequence is MSEARTAETAVGRPAPTEAETSLVVVTGLSGGGRSTVARALENVGYYVVDNLPQALLLDMAELAFKAGGAARRTAMVLDVRSRAFSTDLVGAIRELRERGFSPRVVFVDADDEVLIRRFESVRRSHPLQGDGRLADGIAVERALLEEARDQADVIIDTSHLNVNQLRRRVEELFGGEDARRLRITVLSFGFKYGLPPDADFVMDARFLPNPYWVPELREHTGREEAVSAYVLGQEGADAFVAGYADLVNATTAGFEREGKRYLTVAVGCTGGKHRSVAIAEELAVRLRASGIAANPQHRDLGRE, encoded by the coding sequence GTGAGCGAGGCGCGGACGGCGGAGACAGCGGTGGGGCGGCCGGCGCCGACCGAGGCGGAGACGTCCCTGGTGGTGGTGACCGGCCTCTCCGGTGGTGGGCGCAGCACGGTGGCCCGGGCGCTGGAGAACGTCGGCTACTACGTGGTCGACAACCTGCCCCAGGCGCTCCTGCTGGACATGGCCGAGCTGGCGTTCAAGGCCGGCGGCGCGGCCCGGCGTACGGCGATGGTGCTGGACGTGCGGTCGCGCGCCTTCTCCACGGACCTGGTCGGCGCGATCCGGGAGCTGCGCGAGCGCGGCTTCTCCCCCCGGGTGGTCTTCGTCGACGCGGACGACGAGGTGTTGATCCGCCGGTTCGAGAGCGTGCGCCGGTCGCACCCGTTGCAGGGCGACGGGCGGCTGGCCGACGGCATCGCGGTGGAGCGGGCGCTGCTGGAGGAGGCCCGCGACCAGGCCGACGTGATCATCGACACCAGCCACCTGAACGTCAACCAGCTCCGCCGCCGCGTCGAGGAGTTGTTCGGCGGCGAGGACGCCCGCCGGCTGCGGATCACCGTGCTGTCGTTCGGCTTCAAGTACGGCCTCCCGCCGGACGCCGACTTCGTGATGGACGCCCGGTTCCTGCCCAACCCGTACTGGGTGCCGGAGCTGCGCGAGCACACCGGCCGGGAGGAGGCGGTCAGCGCGTACGTGCTGGGTCAGGAGGGTGCCGACGCGTTCGTCGCCGGTTACGCCGACCTGGTCAACGCCACCACGGCCGGCTTCGAGCGGGAGGGCAAGCGCTACCTGACCGTGGCCGTGGGCTGCACCGGCGGCAAGCACCGCAGCGTGGCGATCGCCGAGGAGCTGGCCGTGCGGCTGCGCGCGTCCGGCATCGCCGCCAACCCGCAGCACCGGGACCTGGGGCGGGAATGA
- a CDS encoding gluconeogenesis factor YvcK family protein, with amino-acid sequence MTPTRVVAFGGGHGLSASLRALRHCVPGLDLDITAVVTVGDDGGSSGRLRAERGGLPPGDLRQALVALSGDHPATRRSAALFQHRFAAAAPAPALGAPAPAVGDPLAGHAVGNLLLHGLTELLGDPVAALDHAGAMLGAVGRVLPMSRQPVGIEARVRGVDPDHPDEVRTVCGQHQVAVTSGTVESLRLTPAAPAACAEAVTAVRAADWLIFGPGSWYTSVLPHLLVPGLADAIVSSPARRLVTLNLVAEKETSGLSLPDHLDTLRRYLPELKVDMVLADSTAVGDPVAVERAAESLGARLVLAPVAVVDGTPRHDPAALGAALVPVLGADR; translated from the coding sequence ATGACCCCGACCAGGGTGGTCGCGTTCGGCGGCGGGCACGGGTTGTCCGCGTCGCTGCGGGCGCTACGGCACTGCGTACCCGGACTGGACCTGGACATCACCGCGGTGGTCACGGTCGGCGACGACGGCGGCTCCAGCGGCCGGCTGCGCGCCGAGCGCGGCGGCCTGCCCCCGGGTGACCTGCGGCAGGCGCTCGTCGCGCTCTCCGGTGACCACCCCGCGACCCGGCGTAGCGCGGCGTTGTTCCAGCACCGCTTCGCCGCCGCCGCGCCCGCGCCGGCGCTCGGTGCGCCGGCCCCGGCGGTGGGTGACCCGCTCGCCGGCCACGCGGTCGGCAACCTGCTGCTGCACGGGCTGACCGAGCTGCTCGGCGATCCGGTGGCCGCGCTGGACCACGCCGGGGCGATGCTCGGCGCGGTGGGCCGGGTGCTGCCGATGTCGCGCCAGCCGGTGGGTATCGAGGCCCGGGTCCGCGGCGTCGACCCGGACCACCCGGACGAGGTCCGCACGGTGTGCGGCCAGCACCAGGTGGCGGTCACCTCCGGCACGGTGGAGTCGCTGCGGCTCACCCCGGCCGCGCCGGCCGCGTGCGCCGAGGCGGTGACCGCGGTACGCGCAGCCGACTGGTTGATCTTCGGGCCGGGGAGCTGGTACACCAGCGTGTTGCCGCACCTGCTGGTGCCCGGCCTGGCCGACGCGATCGTGTCCAGCCCGGCGCGGCGGCTGGTGACGCTGAACCTGGTGGCCGAGAAGGAGACCTCCGGGCTCTCCCTGCCCGACCATCTGGACACCCTGCGGCGCTATCTGCCCGAGCTGAAGGTGGACATGGTGCTCGCCGACTCCACGGCGGTGGGTGACCCCGTGGCGGTCGAACGTGCGGCAGAATCGCTTGGTGCCCGGCTGGTCCTCGCCCCCGTCGCCGTCGTCGACGGCACACCCCGTCATGATCCGGCCGCCCTGGGCGCCGCACTGGTGCCGGTCCTGGGCGCCGATCGTTAG
- the whiA gene encoding DNA-binding protein WhiA gives MAMTAAVKDELSRVDVPKPCCRRAEMAALLRFAGGLHIVSGRVVVEAELDTGAVARRLRREIAEVYGYPSEIHVLASGGLRKGSHFIVRVVKDGEALARQTGLLDVRGRPVRGLPPHVVAANVCCAVSAWRGAFMAHGSLTEPGRSSALEITCPGPESALALVGAARRLGITAKNREVRGVDRVVVKDGDAIAALLTRIGAHSSVLAWEERRVRREVRATANRLANFDDANLRRSARAAVAAAARVTRALEILADDAPNHLTSAGRLRLEHRQASLEELGALAEPPLTKDAIAGRIRRLLALADKRARDLGIPDTEAAVTPDMLVV, from the coding sequence ATGGCGATGACGGCTGCGGTCAAGGACGAGCTGAGTCGGGTCGACGTGCCCAAGCCCTGCTGCCGCCGGGCGGAGATGGCCGCCCTGCTGCGCTTCGCCGGTGGCCTGCACATCGTGTCGGGGCGCGTGGTGGTGGAGGCGGAGCTGGACACCGGCGCGGTGGCCCGCCGGCTGCGGCGGGAGATCGCCGAGGTCTACGGCTACCCGAGTGAGATCCACGTGCTGGCGTCGGGCGGCCTGCGCAAGGGCAGCCACTTCATCGTGCGGGTGGTCAAGGACGGCGAGGCGCTGGCCCGGCAGACCGGCCTGCTGGACGTGCGGGGCCGGCCGGTGCGGGGCCTGCCGCCGCACGTGGTGGCCGCCAACGTCTGCTGTGCGGTCTCCGCCTGGCGTGGCGCGTTCATGGCGCACGGCTCGCTGACCGAGCCGGGCCGCTCCAGCGCGTTGGAGATCACCTGCCCGGGGCCGGAGTCGGCGCTCGCGCTGGTCGGCGCCGCCCGCCGGCTCGGCATCACCGCCAAGAACCGCGAGGTGCGCGGCGTGGACCGGGTGGTGGTGAAGGACGGCGACGCGATCGCCGCGCTGCTCACCCGCATCGGTGCGCACTCCAGCGTGCTGGCCTGGGAGGAGCGCCGGGTCCGCCGGGAGGTGCGTGCCACCGCCAACCGGCTGGCCAACTTCGACGACGCGAACCTGCGCCGTTCGGCGCGCGCCGCGGTGGCCGCCGCCGCCCGGGTGACCCGGGCGCTGGAGATCCTCGCCGACGACGCCCCCAACCACCTGACCTCGGCGGGCCGGCTGCGGCTGGAGCACCGCCAGGCCTCGCTGGAGGAGCTGGGCGCGCTCGCCGAGCCGCCGCTGACCAAGGACGCCATCGCCGGCCGGATCCGCCGGCTGCTCGCGCTGGCCGACAAGCGGGCCCGCGACCTCGGCATCCCGGATACGGAAGCGGCAGTCACGCCGGACATGCTCGTGGTCTGA
- the gap gene encoding type I glyceraldehyde-3-phosphate dehydrogenase: MTIRVGINGFGRIGRNFFRAVLASGADIEIVAVNDLTDNATLAHLVKYDSILGRLPHEVKASADEITVGGKAIKVFEEKDPGKLPWSEVGVDVVIESTGFFTDATKAKAHIDGGAKKVIISAPAKNEDVTVVMGVNQDQYDPAKHNIISNASCTTNCLAPMAKVLQDTFGINKGLMTTIHAYTQDQNLQDAPHKDLRRARAAALNIVPTSTGAAKAIGLVLPELKGKLDGYALRVPIPTGSATDLTVEVGRETTVDEVNAAIKAAAEGPLKGILVYNEDPIVSADIVTDPASCIFDAPLTKVIGNQVKVVGWYDNEWGYSNRLVDLVKLVGSSL, translated from the coding sequence GTGACCATCCGGGTTGGCATCAACGGCTTCGGCCGGATCGGCCGTAACTTCTTCCGGGCAGTGCTGGCGTCCGGCGCCGACATCGAAATCGTCGCGGTCAACGACCTGACCGACAACGCGACGCTCGCCCACCTTGTCAAGTACGACAGCATCCTGGGTCGCCTCCCGCACGAGGTGAAGGCCAGCGCCGACGAGATCACCGTGGGCGGCAAGGCCATCAAGGTGTTCGAGGAGAAGGACCCCGGCAAGCTGCCGTGGAGCGAGGTCGGCGTCGACGTCGTCATCGAGTCCACCGGGTTCTTCACCGACGCCACCAAGGCGAAGGCGCACATCGACGGCGGGGCCAAGAAGGTCATCATCTCCGCGCCGGCGAAGAACGAGGACGTCACCGTGGTCATGGGCGTCAACCAGGACCAGTACGACCCGGCCAAGCACAACATCATCTCGAACGCCTCCTGCACCACCAACTGCCTCGCCCCGATGGCGAAGGTCCTTCAGGACACGTTCGGCATCAACAAGGGTCTGATGACCACCATCCACGCGTACACGCAGGACCAGAACCTGCAGGACGCGCCGCACAAGGACCTGCGCCGGGCCCGGGCCGCCGCGCTCAACATCGTGCCGACCTCGACCGGCGCCGCGAAGGCCATCGGCCTGGTGCTGCCGGAGCTGAAGGGCAAGCTCGACGGTTACGCGCTGCGGGTGCCGATCCCGACCGGTTCGGCCACCGACCTGACCGTCGAGGTCGGCCGGGAGACCACCGTGGACGAGGTCAACGCCGCGATCAAGGCCGCCGCGGAGGGCCCGCTCAAGGGCATCCTGGTCTACAACGAGGACCCGATCGTCTCCGCCGACATCGTCACCGACCCGGCGTCGTGCATCTTCGACGCGCCGCTGACCAAGGTGATCGGCAACCAGGTCAAGGTCGTCGGCTGGTACGACAACGAGTGGGGCTACTCCAACCGCCTGGTCGACCTGGTCAAGCTGGTGGGTTCCTCGCTGTGA
- a CDS encoding phosphoglycerate kinase → MTIRNLDDLLAEGVSGRRVLVRADLNVPLDKQTGDITDDGRIRAVLPTLSALVQAGAKVVVCSHLGRPKGAPDPKFSLRPVAGRLGELLGAPVRFAEDTVGDSARSTVAELADGQVALLENLRFNAGETSKDDTERGAFADQLAALGDAYVDDAFGAVHRRHASVHDVPARLPHVAGRLVLREVEVLSKLTGEPERPYVVVLGGSKVSDKLAVIEALLPTVDRLLIGGGMCFTFLKAQGHEVGSSLLEEEMVETCRNLLERSGGKIMLPVDVVAADAFAPDAAHDTVPADGIPSHRLGLDIGPETVGGFAAALSQAKTIFWNGPMGVFEMAAFANGTRGVAEAITKADAFSVVGGGDSAAAVRALGLDESSFGHISTGGGASLEYLEGKTLPGIAALEN, encoded by the coding sequence GTGACGATTCGTAACCTCGACGACCTGCTCGCCGAGGGGGTGTCGGGTCGGCGCGTGCTGGTGCGCGCCGACCTGAACGTCCCGCTCGACAAGCAGACCGGTGACATCACCGACGACGGCCGGATCCGGGCCGTGCTGCCGACGCTGAGCGCGTTGGTGCAGGCCGGCGCGAAGGTGGTCGTCTGCTCGCACCTGGGCCGCCCGAAGGGCGCGCCGGACCCGAAGTTCAGCCTCCGCCCGGTGGCCGGGCGGCTCGGTGAGCTGCTCGGCGCACCGGTGCGCTTCGCCGAGGACACCGTCGGCGACTCGGCCCGCTCGACCGTGGCCGAGCTGGCCGACGGTCAGGTCGCGCTGCTGGAGAACCTGCGGTTCAACGCCGGTGAGACCAGCAAGGACGACACCGAGCGGGGCGCGTTCGCCGACCAGCTCGCGGCGCTCGGTGACGCGTACGTCGACGACGCGTTCGGCGCGGTGCACCGCAGGCACGCCAGCGTGCACGACGTGCCGGCCCGGCTGCCGCACGTGGCCGGCCGGCTGGTGCTGCGCGAGGTCGAGGTGCTCAGCAAGCTGACCGGCGAGCCCGAGCGGCCGTACGTGGTGGTGCTGGGCGGCTCGAAGGTCTCCGACAAGCTGGCCGTGATCGAGGCGCTGCTGCCCACCGTCGACCGGCTGCTCATCGGCGGCGGGATGTGCTTCACGTTCCTCAAGGCCCAGGGCCACGAGGTGGGCTCCTCGCTGCTGGAGGAGGAGATGGTGGAGACCTGCCGGAACCTCCTGGAGCGGTCCGGCGGGAAGATCATGCTCCCGGTCGACGTGGTGGCCGCGGACGCCTTCGCCCCGGACGCCGCGCACGACACGGTGCCCGCCGACGGCATCCCGAGTCACCGGCTCGGGCTGGACATCGGTCCGGAGACGGTCGGCGGCTTCGCCGCCGCGCTGTCCCAGGCGAAGACGATCTTCTGGAACGGCCCGATGGGCGTGTTCGAGATGGCGGCGTTCGCCAACGGCACCCGCGGGGTGGCCGAGGCGATCACCAAGGCGGACGCGTTCAGCGTGGTGGGTGGCGGCGACTCCGCCGCGGCGGTGCGCGCGCTGGGCCTGGACGAGTCGTCGTTCGGGCACATCTCCACCGGTGGCGGCGCCTCCCTGGAATACCTGGAGGGCAAGACCCTCCCCGGCATCGCGGCTCTGGAGAACTGA
- the tpiA gene encoding triose-phosphate isomerase codes for MASTTRRPLMAGNWKMNLNHLEANLLVQKLAASLNEKQLTDVECVVLPPFTDLRTVQTAVDGDKLLIGYGAQDLSPFPSGAYTGDIAGPMLSKLGCGYVVVGHSERRQYHGEDDALVNAKVAAALANGLTPILCIGEGLEVREQLRQVPHCCDQLDGALKGLTAEQVTRVVVAYEPVWAIGTGKTATPEDAQEVCGEVRKRLVESYDEPTAQQVRILYGGSVKASNVAAIMAQPDVDGALVGGASLDAEEFARICRFPEHTAR; via the coding sequence ATGGCGAGCACCACCCGCCGGCCGCTGATGGCCGGCAACTGGAAGATGAACCTCAACCACCTCGAGGCGAACCTGCTGGTGCAGAAGTTGGCCGCGAGCCTCAACGAGAAGCAGCTCACCGACGTCGAGTGCGTGGTGCTGCCGCCCTTCACCGACCTGCGTACCGTGCAGACCGCGGTGGACGGCGACAAGCTGCTGATCGGTTACGGCGCGCAGGACCTGTCGCCGTTCCCGTCCGGGGCGTACACCGGCGACATCGCCGGGCCGATGCTGTCGAAGCTGGGCTGCGGTTACGTGGTGGTCGGCCACTCCGAGCGGCGGCAGTACCACGGCGAGGACGACGCGCTGGTCAACGCGAAGGTGGCGGCGGCGCTGGCGAACGGGCTGACGCCGATCCTCTGCATCGGCGAGGGCCTGGAGGTGCGGGAGCAGCTCCGGCAGGTCCCGCACTGCTGCGACCAGCTCGACGGCGCGCTGAAGGGGCTCACCGCCGAGCAGGTCACCCGGGTCGTCGTCGCGTACGAGCCGGTCTGGGCGATCGGCACCGGCAAGACGGCGACGCCGGAGGACGCGCAGGAGGTCTGCGGCGAGGTGCGTAAGCGGCTCGTGGAGAGCTACGACGAGCCCACCGCCCAGCAGGTCCGGATCCTGTACGGCGGGTCGGTCAAGGCGTCGAACGTCGCCGCGATCATGGCTCAGCCGGACGTGGACGGGGCCCTGGTCGGGGGCGCCAGCCTCGACGCGGAGGAGTTCGCGCGGATCTGTCGGTTCCCGGAGCACACGGCCCGCTGA
- the secG gene encoding preprotein translocase subunit SecG, protein MPIWFAYTMITLLVITSVLLTLLILLHRGKGGGLSSMFGGGVSSSLAGSSVAEKNLDRYTVLVGIVWFACIVGLGLWLRLQMSSGT, encoded by the coding sequence ATGCCGATCTGGTTCGCCTATACGATGATCACATTGCTGGTCATCACCAGCGTGCTGCTCACCCTGCTGATCCTCCTGCACCGCGGTAAGGGCGGCGGCTTGTCGAGCATGTTCGGCGGCGGCGTCAGCTCCAGCCTGGCCGGTTCCTCCGTGGCCGAGAAGAACCTCGACCGCTACACCGTTCTGGTGGGGATCGTCTGGTTCGCGTGCATCGTCGGGCTCGGCCTCTGGCTGCGCCTCCAGATGAGCAGCGGCACCTGA
- a CDS encoding RNA polymerase-binding protein RbpA, with translation MHSNNVIRGTRIGSAPERFDQRAAPAPRRPVVYWCRQRHRVEFLIAAEAETPASWDCPRCGEPAGPDPGNPPGRSRAEPYKTHLAYVQERRTPEEGEALLAEALAALRHRRGRA, from the coding sequence GTGCACAGCAACAACGTCATCCGCGGCACCCGGATCGGGTCCGCCCCTGAGCGTTTCGACCAGCGGGCCGCGCCGGCGCCGCGCCGGCCGGTCGTCTACTGGTGCCGCCAGCGGCACCGCGTCGAGTTCCTGATCGCCGCCGAGGCGGAGACCCCGGCGTCGTGGGACTGCCCCCGCTGCGGCGAGCCCGCCGGCCCCGACCCGGGCAACCCGCCGGGCCGCAGCCGCGCCGAGCCCTACAAGACCCATCTGGCGTACGTGCAGGAGCGGCGTACCCCGGAGGAGGGCGAGGCGTTGCTCGCCGAGGCGCTGGCCGCGCTGCGCCACCGCCGGGGCCGCGCCTGA
- the pgl gene encoding 6-phosphogluconolactonase, with product MTEASVAVHADPDLLAQAVAARLVVKLLDAQAERGQASVVLTGGRIAAAVHRAVGQLPARDAVDWSRVDVWWGDERFLPSGDPERNETQARATLLDAVPLDPARVHPMPASDGPAGDDPEAAAAAYARELAAAARPGHATLPHFDVLMLGVGEDGHVASVFPEHPVHHDNRPVSAVRGSPKPPPVRTTLTLPTINTAEEVWLVAAGADKARAVGMALAGAGSVQLPAAGVRGVSRTLWLLDRAAAADVPPRARSLR from the coding sequence ATGACTGAGGCGAGTGTCGCCGTACACGCCGACCCCGACCTGCTGGCGCAGGCGGTGGCGGCCCGGCTGGTGGTGAAGCTGCTCGACGCGCAGGCCGAGCGCGGTCAGGCGTCGGTGGTGCTGACCGGCGGGCGGATCGCCGCGGCGGTGCACCGGGCGGTCGGCCAGTTGCCGGCCCGGGACGCCGTGGACTGGTCGCGGGTCGACGTCTGGTGGGGCGACGAGCGGTTCCTGCCGTCCGGCGACCCGGAACGCAACGAGACCCAGGCCCGGGCGACGCTGCTGGACGCGGTGCCGCTGGACCCGGCCCGGGTGCACCCGATGCCGGCGTCGGACGGTCCGGCCGGTGACGACCCGGAGGCCGCTGCCGCCGCGTACGCGCGTGAGCTGGCCGCCGCCGCCCGGCCGGGGCACGCCACGCTCCCCCACTTCGACGTGCTGATGCTGGGCGTCGGTGAGGACGGCCATGTGGCGTCCGTGTTCCCGGAGCACCCGGTGCACCACGACAACCGTCCGGTCAGCGCCGTGCGCGGCAGCCCGAAGCCGCCGCCGGTGCGCACCACGCTGACCCTGCCGACGATCAACACGGCCGAGGAGGTGTGGCTGGTCGCCGCCGGGGCGGACAAGGCCCGGGCGGTCGGCATGGCGTTGGCCGGGGCGGGATCGGTGCAACTGCCGGCGGCCGGCGTGCGCGGGGTCTCCCGTACCCTCTGGCTGCTGGACCGGGCCGCGGCGGCCGACGTCCCACCCCGCGCCCGCAGCCTCCGCTGA
- a CDS encoding glucose-6-phosphate dehydrogenase assembly protein OpcA: protein MIGLWDTTGNEVVKALAAERRSAGGVASGMALTLIVVVDEKRVREAEAAATIAAAAHPCRLLVVVRSDIERDRNRLDAEIVVGGRLGPCEAVVTRMYGRLALHAESVVMPLLVPDVPVVTWWHGEPPDEIATDFLGVVADRRITDSAQAADPIAALRQRARDYAPGDTDLAWTRITPWRTLVAGAFDTTQARVTEATVVAPRTDPTAALMRGWLTARLGIEPAWEPTDQYPRMREVQLRCANGDELTLTRDDSVARFRRTGQDDRTLPLVRRPLGDELAEELRRLDADQVYAEALGATAGLTGLDQRATQRVHVWKDPATARRAEAGVTAHAGATANE, encoded by the coding sequence GTGATCGGGCTGTGGGACACCACCGGCAACGAGGTGGTCAAGGCGCTGGCCGCCGAGCGGCGCAGTGCGGGCGGGGTGGCCAGCGGCATGGCGCTCACGCTGATCGTCGTGGTGGACGAGAAGCGGGTCCGGGAGGCCGAGGCGGCGGCCACCATCGCCGCCGCCGCGCACCCCTGCCGGCTGCTCGTGGTGGTCCGCTCCGACATCGAGCGGGACCGCAACCGGCTGGACGCGGAGATCGTGGTGGGCGGCCGGCTCGGCCCGTGCGAGGCGGTGGTGACCCGGATGTACGGCCGGCTCGCGCTGCACGCCGAGTCCGTGGTGATGCCGCTGCTGGTGCCGGACGTGCCGGTGGTGACCTGGTGGCACGGCGAGCCGCCGGACGAGATCGCCACCGACTTCCTCGGTGTGGTGGCCGACCGGCGGATCACCGACTCGGCGCAGGCCGCCGACCCGATCGCCGCGCTGCGGCAGCGGGCCCGCGACTACGCGCCGGGCGACACCGACCTGGCCTGGACCCGGATCACCCCGTGGCGCACGCTGGTCGCCGGCGCGTTCGACACCACCCAGGCCCGGGTCACCGAGGCGACGGTGGTGGCGCCGCGCACCGACCCGACCGCGGCGCTGATGCGCGGATGGCTGACCGCCCGGCTCGGCATCGAGCCGGCCTGGGAGCCCACCGACCAGTACCCGCGGATGCGCGAGGTGCAGCTGCGCTGCGCCAACGGCGACGAGCTGACGCTCACCCGGGACGACAGCGTGGCCCGGTTCCGGCGTACCGGGCAGGACGATCGGACGCTGCCGCTGGTCCGCCGGCCGCTCGGCGACGAGCTGGCCGAGGAGTTGCGCCGGCTCGACGCCGACCAGGTGTACGCCGAGGCGCTCGGCGCGACGGCCGGGCTGACCGGGCTGGACCAGCGGGCGACCCAACGGGTGCACGTGTGGAAGGACCCGGCGACCGCCCGGCGGGCCGAGGCCGGCGTGACCGCGCACGCGGGCGCGACCGCGAACGAGTGA
- the zwf gene encoding glucose-6-phosphate dehydrogenase → MNPLRDPQDRRLPRIPEPCALVIFGVTGDLARKKLLPAVYDLANRGLLPPGFVVLGFARRDWGDGDFESLAHEAAKKHARTPWREEVWARLAGNIKFVGGSFDDDAAFDQLAATLDELRDTHGIHGNAAFYFSIPPAAFPVVLKQLARTGMADNEKSGGWRRVVVEKPFGNDLPSAKALNDLVDDVFTSQDVFRIDHYLGKETVQNILALRFANNLFEPLWNSKYVDSVQITMAEDVGIGTRAAFYDSVGTARDVLQNHLLQLLALVAMEEPTSFDADEIRAEKLKVLKAIAVPRDVSRDTVRGQYLPGWVGGERAKGYLEEEDVPENSTTETYVAVKLAIQNRRWAGVPFYIRAGKRLPRRVTEVAIMFKKAPHLPFNPADMESLGANQLVIRVQPDEGVVLKFGSKVPGTTMEVRDIAMDFQYGEAFTESSPEAYERLVLDVLIGDRTLFPDAAEVEQSWQVVDPLEHAWEGTTPEPYRAGEWGPRAADEMLAREGRAWRRA, encoded by the coding sequence GTGAACCCGCTGCGCGACCCCCAGGACCGGCGGCTGCCGCGGATCCCCGAGCCGTGCGCCTTGGTGATCTTCGGGGTCACCGGGGACCTGGCCCGCAAGAAGTTGTTGCCGGCGGTCTACGACCTGGCCAACCGGGGGCTGCTGCCGCCCGGCTTCGTGGTGCTGGGCTTCGCCCGACGCGACTGGGGCGACGGCGACTTCGAGTCGCTGGCCCACGAGGCGGCCAAGAAGCACGCCCGCACCCCGTGGCGCGAGGAGGTCTGGGCCCGGCTGGCCGGCAACATCAAGTTCGTCGGCGGCTCGTTCGACGACGACGCCGCGTTCGACCAGCTCGCGGCCACGCTGGACGAGCTGCGCGACACGCACGGCATCCACGGCAACGCCGCGTTCTACTTCTCCATCCCCCCGGCGGCGTTCCCGGTGGTGCTCAAGCAGCTCGCCCGCACCGGCATGGCCGACAACGAGAAGTCCGGCGGCTGGCGGCGGGTCGTGGTGGAGAAGCCGTTCGGCAACGACCTGCCCTCGGCCAAGGCGCTCAACGACCTGGTCGACGACGTCTTCACCAGCCAGGACGTCTTCCGGATCGACCACTACCTGGGCAAGGAGACGGTCCAGAACATCCTGGCGCTGCGGTTCGCCAACAACCTGTTCGAGCCGCTGTGGAACTCCAAGTACGTCGACTCGGTGCAGATCACCATGGCCGAGGACGTCGGCATCGGCACCCGGGCCGCGTTCTACGACTCGGTCGGCACCGCCCGCGACGTGCTCCAGAACCACCTGCTCCAACTGCTCGCCCTGGTCGCGATGGAGGAACCGACCAGCTTCGACGCCGACGAGATCCGGGCCGAGAAGCTGAAGGTGCTCAAGGCCATCGCCGTGCCCCGGGACGTCTCCCGGGACACCGTGCGCGGGCAGTACCTGCCCGGCTGGGTGGGCGGCGAGCGCGCCAAGGGCTACCTGGAGGAGGAGGACGTCCCGGAGAACTCCACCACCGAGACGTACGTGGCGGTGAAGCTGGCCATCCAGAACCGGCGCTGGGCCGGCGTGCCGTTCTACATCCGCGCCGGCAAGCGGCTGCCCCGGCGGGTCACCGAGGTGGCCATCATGTTCAAGAAGGCGCCGCACCTGCCGTTCAACCCGGCCGACATGGAGTCCCTCGGCGCCAACCAACTCGTCATCCGGGTGCAGCCCGACGAGGGCGTGGTGCTGAAGTTCGGCTCCAAGGTGCCGGGCACCACCATGGAGGTCCGCGACATCGCGATGGACTTCCAGTACGGCGAGGCGTTCACCGAGTCCAGCCCCGAGGCGTACGAGCGGCTGGTGCTGGACGTGCTCATCGGCGACCGGACGCTGTTCCCGGACGCCGCCGAGGTGGAGCAGAGCTGGCAGGTGGTCGACCCGCTGGAGCACGCCTGGGAGGGCACCACGCCGGAGCCGTACCGGGCCGGCGAGTGGGGCCCCCGGGCCGCCGACGAGATGCTGGCCCGCGAGGGCCGGGCGTGGCGAAGAGCGTGA